The nucleotide sequence GAACACCTCGTAAACCATATCTCTGAGCATAGTTGAAGTACTCGGCTTTTTTAGGATCTATAACCATTCCGTCGGCATCTCTTGGAAGAGCTTTTATCTTCTTTAATTGATGTTCGAGACCGTACTTAGTACAGAATTCGAACGATGACTGCAAAGCACATACAAGATTGTCATTAGAGTGATGCGTATTTGCCATAACATCATAGTCTAGAACCCCccattttatcaattctttGAGCAATCCCTTAACATTCACCCTGTGTACAGTGTAATCACTAACCGATAACGTCAAGGTCAAGTAGTCCTCAACTATAGCACCCGTAGAGTCCTTATCGGTGACCCACTGTGAGATCCCATTTGGAATCAAGACACTTGATCTCAAGCATGAGTTTTCTGGATACAACAAATCCCATCCTGGGACATACATATCGAAGGATAGTGAGGAGGATATATGGGTCACCTTGTAATGGTTCCGAGAGTCCTTTCTTTCCTTCACTATCACCACCAAGTTCGGCCGGTACATTGAGCTTCCACATCCGCAGTCATTGATGTGAGCTCTGGCAAAACCAGCCCACACCTCTTTGTTGTCTTTGACAGTGGCCAAGTCATTCAAGTTTATTAATTGAGTCCCTCCTCTAAATGGGCCGACTTGGTTTTTAGGTGACAACAGTGTATTAAACCTGTAGTCATAAGTACACGCGCCTTGCAAATCACATTTTAAGATATCCAAATTTGCCCATCtgaaaacaaaatagaTATGAGAGTCGTATCCGTCAACTTGACGATCAAGGTGGCTTGTGAACGGTGTCCAGTTTTTTTGAGTTCTTAATCTATAATTTTCAAGTTTAAGCTCAACAGTTTTGCTATATTTTCGTTCGTCAAATTGCCATGGCCAACAAGCTGACATCGCACGGTAGCATCTTTGTGTGGTGACTAGtttttcatcttcgtcatcatcatagGTATCCATCTTGCAATTATACGAATTgtacaaaatcaatggcTCATCGTATCCTCCTTCGTTCTTGATTAAGATCAACCGGGGATCTTCAGGTCCATAGTATTGATCTTCATTAATCTCTGGGTCCTGCCAGAAAGGAATAGGTACAACTTGTGGAAAGTTTAGTATATGTTGTTCACTACTCGGCGAGTTGCGAGCTCTGGGAACTAACAATCGAGTACCCACCAACTCATTCCAATTTTCGTCATACAATTGCGCATAAGACAATGAAACTAGTGGCGAGTTTCTAGTCCCCTTTGGACTATACATTATGCGGGATACCATATAGTGAACTCCATAATCCTTCAACCAAACTGAACTTCCCGCTAAACGAAACCAAAACTTATCCACTACGTCAAGATCCAACTGTAGTCTTAATTCTGGAAGTATGATTTTCTTTAATCCTGCCAAGTATGGATTCTCACCTGATTCAATGTCATTGAGGATATTCTGTAGTACGTCATGCAAGGGGGTCTTCATATGCACTGCTTTGCTTATCATTACCAGCGAGTTCAATTGCAACTTGTTACACTGTTGTAGATCCAAGTTTATATTTTCAGCTAAGCTGAATGCAGTAAAGTCGTATTGAGTGTACTTTAGTCTGTGAAGCTCTTTACCTGGATCGATGTCAATAGCTTGATTGAATTCGGTTGACCCCAGGAGATGGTACCTTAAATAATCctcattcaatttaacaAACTTGCCCAACtccttttcatttttgaacaagtcCTTTGGAATGATAACCTCATTCTTGATAATCCTGGCGAGGTCGTCATTTCTAAAAAGTAGGAATATTTGGAATATCAGAAGTGCAATTAAGGTCGCCGATAGCAAATAAAGTGATTGCTTCCTAAGAATTCGTTTATATACCATTGTTGGATTCATCTTTAAAGCTGGAGGCTTATTCATTGTAGATTTCAaacattgaatttggatgTAAGACTGAAAGAGAACCGAGTACAAATTTATATTGTTTGTGTCTTTTTTGGTGACTGATGTAGATCTTTGCAGATCGTCCATCTATTTACTAATCTATATTTAAACAATGCATTTAATCGCGTTTACAGATTCTATTTTCCCGTGCATTGACCGAATTCTAGAACGTCTCATGCAGGCACATTGTAAGTAATAGAAAGGATGGTGTCTTTTGTTATTATTTCAAAGTAACTTGATgggtgaagaagaaagcCTCATTTTATTAGAATTTACAGTATAGCActgtttcaaatttataaGCATATGTCGGAGTGAAAACGTCCAAGGATTAAATTAAAAGTAGTTTCTACTGTCAATAGACTCTTCCATGTGTTACCCATAAGTAAGGGCGAGAAATGCCCTCCGGCAAACTTTCAAGTACACTCTTTGAATCTGCATCGCGAAGAGGTTTCACTGGTTCCGTATATACGTACCCACACCTTCTGAATCGGTGAGTCAACACAAAGAGTTGAGATAACAATATAACCTTCTTTTCACAACTATAAAAGAGCAAACATCTATAAAACTCTTCCAACTGTAGCACCACTTGATTCTTTAGTTTCAACCTTTCTCAATGACTTTCCTCCCGTGATTTGACTCAACAAGGCTCCGACATCAGGTGTGGATGGCgcttcaacaccaacagGTGCATTAGGCGCGGTTGCAGGAGGTGGGGGAGGAGGGGGAGCTTCCGGGGCACCAAAAGTGGGTGCCGGAGGAGCTGGTGGCGCAGGAGCTGGCGGAGCTGGTGGAGCTGGCGACGGAGGTGGAATGGAGCCAGATGATGGAAGGGGAGGTGCTACTTCGGCAGGAAGCGGTGGCGCACTAGACGTAGCatcatttgattgttgtgcTCCATAAGCCTCAAACAACGGCACAGGTGGGATTGATTCAGCTGGAGGTGGTGGCGGTGGTATTTGTGAAATCGAACCCAGTGGAGGTGgaggagaaattgaatcatcCGAAGGGAGGGGTGGAATCGATTCAGTTTCACGGTCACCTGTAAAAGGTTGACTACTTGGAGATGATTCTGCAGTATTCCATCCGGGACCACTAGATCCAGTTGATGAATCCTCCAAGTTTTCCGTATTTGACACTGGTATAGTCGTGACTGGCTCGGGCTCAGCTTGTGGTTCAGACACATCGTTCAATTTACTTTCTTGATTTGGAGCGTTTAAAGACTCCGACGTAGGAGTTGACAGTGGTGCCATACCACCAAATAACGAATTAGCCAACTTGAGAGCATCTGCTCTATTTGGtgtatcatcatcagaatcttcttcttcggAATCGCTCCAGCTATTATCATTCAGAATACCTCGTTGGAAATTTCTTTGCATGTTCGCCTTTTCAGTGTTAACCTGTTGAAACTgctttttgaagaaaggATTGTTATCATGTCTGGGAGGCTTAGGCTGCTCAGTTTGAGTGCGAGCTTCAGGGAGAGCAACAGCCTGTGGTTTCACTTCAGTCTCCTTGTACTTCTCGTCTGATCGACCAGCAGCATTCTTCAGTATCTCAACAGCAGCttcttgttttggtttcaatGATTCTTGAGCAGTTTTATCAAAGCCCGATTGGGAGGTGGCAGTATTATCTTTATTTATTTCAGGCCCTTCTGGTGTATTCAACGATTCATTGAAACTTTGAGTGACCGGAACTTGAGATTTGATTACAGACTCTGCATTCAAAGGTGTCTTTTCTGATTCGTTACTGGCTGGTTGCGAAGGAATTGCTACTTTGGGAGGTTCGGGCTGAGCTGGCGGAGATGGTTGAGGCAGTTGGATGAAGCTCTCCCTCGGCTTTTCCACTACCTTTTGTGCAGTAGGCTGTGAAGAGTCATTAACATGTGGCACCTCTGGTACACCTGTCTTTTGTTTCACAAGTGGTGACACATTATTATTCTTAACTTTCTCTTGTGTCAGAGCCTTTTGTTCATGATTTTGCTGGGATTGGACAGCTGAAGGAGCCAGCTTTTCAGTAGATTTTCTTCCGTGATTTTTGTTACGACTAATTCCAAGTTTTTCAAGTCTAGCAGCCATTCTTTTCTCCGCTTCTGCTTTGATGTAAGCAGCTCTTTCTTCTGGCGTTGAGTAGTTAGCTACTGGTGCAGCCGATGGAGTCTTGACTGAATCTTTCTGCACAGAAACTTGCTCTGGTTGTGATCGTGTTCCGAAGCTGTTTACTTGGGGAGCAGACACAGCAGTGGCTTTCGCTGTTGCATTGTCTTGATATCTCTGCAATTCTCTAACAAACGAAGCAACAGTCTGACTAATTCCAAATCCCTTTTCCCATTTCTCATACCCAACCTCGACCCTGGCTGAGCTTTTGAGTTTGGAAACACATTCATCGTCCATAGTCTTGATTCCCGTCTCAATGTCTTTTACCATATCTGATTGTCCTTTCAAGTCAGCTTTTGACTTTTGGACAGCATCCTTGAACTTGTAATCTGCACCTCCACTACCACCTTTACCAGTAAGTAAAGccattttttgtttcaaatcaactttaccTTTATCATTAGCGATGCTGTTGAGATCAACACTCTTGTCGTCCCATGATGGGtcttcttgtttcaatttaagTTTGGCCAACTCAATACTTTTTTCGGAAATCTCTTGATTCACCTTGTTAATATTTGATATTAATTTGGGAATCTTATCTCTCGTTAATTGGTTCAATCTTTGAAGTAACACGTTCTTGTTATTATTTGGAGCCTGAGTTGTAATCTTGGTttgtaaatcaaaaatttggcTCTTTAACTTGTCAATTACGCTGGTGTCGTTGCGCTgtttctcttcatcttcgACATCCAAAGCATCTAACAAgatcttcttctctttgaTGGATTTCTTTAATTGATCTATAGTAAGATCAGAGTCCTTTTTATTAGACAAAGCTGGCGATGCCAGATCTCTACTCTTGTGGCGGGCACGAGAGACATAGCCAAcaatgtcatcatcatttttaaaTCTTGCACCATCCACTTTTGTTTGTGGTTTATAATTCTTTGCTGACTTGATACCTCCATTATTCTTTAATGAGTTTTTCAAGTTGTCCATAGTGTCTCTAAAAGTTCTATCAGCTGGGGGAATCAACTCTGGTGGTAGTCTAAGAGGAATCTCCAACCCATTCAATCTTCTATAAATCAAATGCATGGCCACTGCAAACTGATTCTTGTTTAATTTACCCGCATCATCGGTGTCCGCTAAGGTCCAGATTGTTTCTAAATCCAGTCTACTCAATCCTGATTTAGTAAACACATTTAAAGCAACACTGGAGTCCACATATCCTTTTCTGCCTGTATCCCATGCTTGAAACAAGTTGTCATAAATttgtttctcttgtttGGTAATGGCCCATGTGACATTACTAGCGGCGTTGTTGTTCATTGCCTTATTCAAATCCTGATAGTTTTGAGTAGTATTTGGTTGAAAGACTTTGTGCATTGTGTTTAAGCCAGAATAGCCACCGATTGGCATATTGACAAACCCCCATTCACCAGGTCTTCCAGTTGGTTGTGTTTGCAAGTAGCCAGtaggttgttgttgcaagaATCCAGTTGACTGGGGTTGTAATGCACCCGTtggctgttgttgcaaagGACCAGTTGGTTGAGATGGC is from Candida orthopsilosis Co 90-125, chromosome 1 draft sequence and encodes:
- a CDS encoding Bmt8 beta-mannosyltransferase; the encoded protein is MDDSQRSTSVTKKDTNNINLYSVLFQSYIQIQCLKSTMNKPPALKMNPTMVYKRILRKQSLYLLSATLIALSIFQIFLLFRNDDLARIIKNEVIIPKDLFKNEKELGKFVKLNEDYLRYHLSGSTEFNQAIDIDPGKELHRLKYTQYDFTAFSLAENINLDLQQCNKLQLNSSVMISKAVHMKTPLHDVLQNILNDIESGENPYLAGLKKIILPELRLQLDLDVVDKFWFRLAGSSVWLKDYGVHYMVSRIMYSPKGTRNSPLVSLSYAQLYDENWNELVGTRLLVPRARNSPSSEQHILNFPQVVPIPFWQDPEINEDQYYGPEDPRLILIKNEGGYDEPLILYNSYNCKMDTYDDDEDEKLVTTQRCYRAMSACWPWQFDERKYSKTVELKLENYRLRTQKNWTPFTSHLDRQVDGYDSHIYFVFRWANLDILKCDLQGACTYDYRFNTSLSPKNQVGPFRGGTQLINLNDLATVKDNKEVWAGFARAHINDCGCGSSMYRPNLVVIVKERKDSRNHYKVTHISSSLSFDMYVPGWDLLYPENSCLRSSVLIPNGISQWVTDKDSTGAIVEDYLTLTLSVSDYTVHRVNVKGLLKELIKWGVLDYDVMANTHHSNDNLVCALQSSFEFCTKYGLEHQLKKIKALPRDADGMVIDPKKAEYFNYAQRYGLRGVQ
- a CDS encoding Pan1 protein (essential protein involved in endocytosis and polarized growth; similar to C. parapsilosis CPAR2_211890 and C. albicans PAN1), with amino-acid sequence MFNSFQNTGYNPNYGLPNQQQQQQPLYTQPTGFAQPNLYASSQPTGYVQTQPTGFQGAPTVVENHDLKIPPFRLSFITVDDQKKFEHLFRTAVPRGEQAISGDSASTILMRSGLSPVTLAEIWTLSDVDKTGSLLFPEFALSLHLCNMAKRGEPLPGLLPEKWLNEVKSFMDAINFSIPDDPNKILANTPFAKKDDWMYNQPPVNTQATGFNQPPTSFAPQATGYGQSANAFAPQATGFNQQPQATSFNQQPQNNWIAPQITGYNQQSQPSTTFGGGAPGEFVPLKPQQTAGLVQKTGPLQAQGTGFNQLSQQRTGGLVPQTTGGLAPQTTGFQQQNQTGGMTSFNQQPTGGFNTIGLQPQRTGPLQANRTGPVPLPSQPTGPLQQQPTGALQPQSTGFLQQQPTGYLQTQPTGRPGEWGFVNMPIGGYSGLNTMHKVFQPNTTQNYQDLNKAMNNNAASNVTWAITKQEKQIYDNLFQAWDTGRKGYVDSSVALNVFTKSGLSRSDLETIWTLADTDDAGKLNKNQFAVAMHLIYRRLNGLEIPLRLPPELIPPADRTFRDTMDNLKNSLKNNGGIKSAKNYKPQTKVDGARFKNDDDIVGYVSRARHKSRDSASPALSNKKDSDLTIDQLKKSIKEKKILLDALDVEDEEKQRNDTSVIDKLKSQIFDLQTKITTQAPNNNKNVLLQRLNQLTRDKIPKLISNINKVNQEISEKSIELAKLKLKQEDPSWDDKSVDLNSIANDKGKVDLKQKMALLTGKGGSGGADYKFKDAVQKSKADLKGQSDMVKDIETGIKTMDDECVSKLKSSARVEVGYEKWEKGFGISQTVASFVRELQRYQDNATAKATAVSAPQVNSFGTRSQPEQVSVQKDSVKTPSAAPVANYSTPEERAAYIKAEAEKRMAARLEKLGISRNKNHGRKSTEKSAPSAVQSQQNHEQKASTQEKVKNNNVSPLVKQKTGVPEVPHVNDSSQPTAQKVVEKPRESFIQSPQPSPPAQPEPPKVAIPSQPASNESEKTPLNAESVIKSQVPVTQSFNESLNTPEGPEINKDNTATSQSGFDKTAQESLKPKQEAAVEISKNAAGRSDEKYKETEVKPQAVALPEARTQTEQPKPPRHDNNPFFKKQFQQVNTEKANMQRNFQRGISNDNSWSDSEEEDSDDDTPNRADALKLANSLFGGMAPSSTPTSESLNAPNQESKLNDVSEPQAEPEPVTTIPVSNTENLEDSSTGSSGPGWNTAESSPSSQPFTGDRETESIPPLPSDDSISPPPPSGSISQIPPPPPPAESIPPVPLFEAYGAQQSNDATSSAPPLPAEVAPPLPSSGSIPPPSPAPPAPPAPAPPAPPAPTFGAPEAPPPPPPPATAPNAPVGVEAPSTPDVGALLSQITGGKSLRKVETKESSGATVGRVL